A DNA window from Acomys russatus chromosome 7, mAcoRus1.1, whole genome shotgun sequence contains the following coding sequences:
- the Lipt2 gene encoding putative lipoyltransferase 2, mitochondrial: MPLPAVRLVRLGRVHYSELLSLQEHWLRRLQADPRPGILSGIEAGALLVCEPAGPVYTGGLRGGLTPEETTRLRALGAEVRATGRGGLATFHGPGQLLCHPVLDLRRLGLRLRTHVAALEACAVRLCELWGLPDARARPPPYTGVWLGERKICAIGVRCGRHITSHGLALNCSTDLSWFEHIVPCGLVGTGVTSLSEALQRLVTVDEVMPSFLVAFKETFKCTLISEDGPS, translated from the exons ATGCCGCTGCCCGCGGTCCGGCTGGTGAGGCTCGGGCGGGTGCACTACTCCGAGCTGCTGTCGCTGCAGGAGCATTGGCTGCGGCGGCTACAAGCCGACCCTCGCCCCGGGATCCTGTCGGGGATCGAGGCGGGTGCGCTTTTAGTTTGCGAGCCAGCGGGGCCGGTGTACACGGGCGGGCTACGCGGTGGCCTGACGCCCGAGGAGACTACACGGCTAAGGGCCTTGGGCGCCGAGGTGCGCGCCACCGGCCGCGGCGGCCTGGCCACTTTCCACGGCCCGGGCCAGCTGCTCTGCCACCCTGTGCTTGACCTGCGGCGCCTAGGCCTGCGCCTGCGCACCCACGTGGCGGCGCTGGAGGCGTGCGCTGTGCGCCTGTGCGAGCTCTGGGGACTGCCGGACGCCCGCGCGCGGCCGCCTCCCTACACCGGCGTCTGGCTAGGCGAGCGCAAGATCTGCGCGATCG GAGTGCGCTGTGGAAGGCACATCACATCCCACGGCCTGGCTCTGAACTGTTCTACAGACCTCTCTTGGTTTGAGCACATAGTGCCCTGTGGACTGGTTGGGACAGGAGTCACTTCCCTGAGTGAGGCACTTCAGAGACTCGTCACTGTGGATGAAGTAATGCCATCTTTCCTTGTGGCCTTTAAGGAGACTTTCAAGTGCACCTTAATCTCTGAGGACGGCCCCAGCTGA